In one Culex quinquefasciatus strain JHB chromosome 2, VPISU_Cqui_1.0_pri_paternal, whole genome shotgun sequence genomic region, the following are encoded:
- the LOC6040059 gene encoding allatotropins: MKIMKMSPCKVLFVVMLCSVLLCCHTSSAGPARQLASLAARASKIPRSIRAPFRNSEMMTARGFGKRRAPIGVNVGGGSASGTMVKHVADETPWGYDKHEAGKLIEELVADGVDSLQMGGAGEQESFPLDWFASEMTTNPALARTILQRFVDTNRDGILTTSELISSPLGGGGAAASDSNDLF, from the exons ATTATGAAAATGTCCCCCTGCAAGGTCCTGTTCGTGGTGATGCTGTGTTCGGTTCTGCTCTGCTGTCACACGTCCAGTGCTGGCCCGGCCCGTCAGTTGGCCAGTTTGGCAGCGAGGGCCTCCAAAATACCACGTTCGATACGGGCCCCGTTCCGCAACTCAGAGATGATGACGGCGCGAGGATTCGGCAAGAGGCGCGCCCCGATTGGAGTGAACGTGGGCGGGGGCAGCGCAAGCGGAACCATGGTCAAACACGTGGCCGACGAAACGCCCTGGGGCTACGACAAGCATGAGGCCGGCAAGCTGATCGAAGAACTGGTGGCCGACGGAGTTGATTCGCTGCAGATGGGTGGTGCGGGGGAGCAGGAGAG CTTCCCCCTGGACTGGTTCGCCTCCGAGATGACCACCAACCCGGCCCTGGCGCGAACCATTTTGCAACGCTTCGTGGACACCAACCGGGACGGGATTCTAACTACGAGCGAACTGATCAGCTCACCGTTGGGTGGTGGTGGCGCCGCCGCCAGCGACAGCAACGACTTGTTCTAA